The sequence below is a genomic window from Ischnura elegans chromosome 2, ioIscEleg1.1, whole genome shotgun sequence.
AAGTCACAAAAGCCAAAGAACGtggacaatttttaaaagaaggaCTTCGATTTCTCAATGAGAGTATTCCAGAAAGCaagctcaaaatattttgtaacaggGATACAAATAAAGAGTTggaggaaaaagatatttcactctttgaactgTGGCAGAAGACAAAATTAGAACTGGAAAGTAATTTGTTAAATGCATCTGGTGCTACTAATGAGCCAGACAACCTAAGCATTGTGGATGGGGACCTGTCATCTGCAACACTCACTCCTAGTGCTATCGATGAGTCCACTTATCATACCACTGATGATTACAATATGCCATCTGGAACGAACAACCTTACTTGTATCGATAAGCCTGCTAGAGATAGTATTAATCATACTGATCTTTGTCAAGCTGGAACTTCTAAAGTATCTGCAGAAATCCCCAGCCCATTCAAAAGacacttttttttccagaaagacaagaatgaaccaaaacaaaaacgatcAATGAAGGAGAAAATGCCTGCCATTGTCTCAGGACAGCTGTGTCAAGATTATTTTAGAAAGAAGTTggcaaaaaaggaagaattagaaaaaagaaaactggaaCGTGCTGCCGAGAGacaaaggaaaaaagatgaaaaagaaagagCGAAACAAGATAAAGTTCGGCAGCATAAGAAAAGGACTGCAAAGCGGGTGCTTCATTACAAAGACAGCTCTAACTCTGGCATAGAAGAGGTGCCATCAGACAGTGATTTTAAAGATGAGAGCGATGAGGAAAACATACATGAGAAAAACCTAAAGAAACCAGTAGAGAGGAAAGTAGGGGAGTATGTAGTTTTTTCTTATGAAGAAGAGTTATTTCCGGGGGTTATAACTGATG
It includes:
- the LOC124153982 gene encoding uncharacterized protein LOC124153982 — protein: MDVSVFRTLKEHWKKKVHEWRLSNLEAPVLKKKEFPKLLKEVIDNVLQVTILENGFRKCGLFPWNPEAITLPLNIEGDNQVTKAKERGQFLKEGLRFLNESIPESKLKIFCNRDTNKELEEKDISLFELWQKTKLELESNLLNASGATNEPDNLSIVDGDLSSATLTPSAIDESTYHTTDDYNMPSGTNNLTCIDKPARDSINHTDLCQAGTSKVSAEIPSPFKRHFFFQKDKNEPKQKRSMKEKMPAIVSGQLCQDYFRKKLAKKEELEKRKLERAAERQRKKDEKERAKQDKVRQHKKRTAKRVLHYKDSSNSGIEEVPSDSDFKDESDEENIHEKNLKKPVERKVGEYVVFSYEEELFPGVITDVCETAATITAMKKSGRLWKWPEKEDKLDYEWETVLYHIDEPLKMSTTRNVYSVPELEFLWD